The following DNA comes from Teredinibacter haidensis.
AATCGCCTGGCTGACAACGATTTACACACGCCGAAGTCTTGACCTGCTTCGTTCAGTCCAAAAAAACCGCGTCAACTATGTTGGCTCGTGGCTACCGGAACCGATCCAAACAGTGATGGAGAACGATGCGGAAACCCAGCTAGCGCTCGCCTCCTCTCTTGCGACGGCTTTCCTGCTGATGCTTGAACGACTGACGCCCAAGGAACGGGCCGCATATCTACTTTACGATATTTTTGACGTATCCTACTCAGATATCGCCGAAACTCTCAATATGCAAGAGACCGCCTGCCGCAAGCTGGTCTCTAGAGCAAAGGCCAATATTGAACAGACCAAGGTTCGATATACGACAACGGCGGAGCGACAGGATCAACTACTGTTTGCGTTCCAAACCACTATCACCAGCAGGTCAGCAACGCAATTTGCATCACTTCTATCAGACGATATAAGGCTCTGCGCTGATGGTGGTGGCAAAGCCCCTGCAATTCTCAATGCTTTACAGGGTAAGACCGAAGTCATCGCGTTCCTATTAGAACAGCTTCACCATTATTGGATCGATTACCAATGGGTCTTCACCGATATTAATGGCTCTCGAGGTATTCTTCTCAATTGCGAAGGCTCAACAGTTGTCACGGTTTCCTTCGCCTTCGACGAAACTGACAAAGCAAGTAACATCTACATCGTGCGCAATCCAGATAAGCTCGCAAAACTCAGCGTGGTTGCAATCCGATAGAAAGTAAAAAGTTCGGTTGAACGATAAAAAATCTTTCATTCACTCAAGAGCAAAGACCTAGGCTGACAAAAATATAAAGGGCAACACTGATTTTGAACCGCGATTATCCTAAACCGTTTGAAGGCATAGACTCGCACGCGCCGCACGTAGGGGATACTGGGGCGAGTTCACAGTAACCGCTCACCCCGCTTAGTTATTTCGTTGAACAACCCCCACTCGGAACATAGCGGGTTGGCATAGACTCAAACGCCGAGGATTCATTACTCTCATTTTTTCATCGTCGGATATAAAACGATTTCACTAATATCCACGTAATCTGGCAACGCCATCGCGTAGACAATCGCTCTGACTACCGAAACAGAATTCAAAACACATAGCCTAGCAAAAAAGTTTAATCATGGGCCGACTGAGCACAACACAAGTTTGTAAGCTCAGTGGTTTTGGCGAATTTGGGCTAATTTTTCTAAATACTGATTTCCCCAACTTTCTAGCTCTTTAAGTATGGGCAGCAAGGTGGAGCCAAACTCAGTCAAACTGTACTCTACTTTAGGCGGAACCTCAGCATAAACATGGCGGTTAACAATCCCATCGCGCTCCAGTTCGCGCAGCTGCTTCGTCAACATTTTCTGCGTTATCTCAGACATTAAGCGACGCAGTTCATTAAAACGCTTGGTATCCCCAGCCAAATGAAAGAGAATCACGCCCTTCCACTTCCCCCCAATAGCCTCTATGGCCGCCTCTACAGAGCAACCAAAGCTGCACTGGTAGCTTTTATGTCTCATCGTTTTTTCCTTAAGGTATACAAAAGGATACTAGGCCACACCTAAGTGCGTACTTCCTATATCTGCCAGTATATCTATAATTACTGACATTACGAATATGAAAGAGGAAAACATATGAAAGCCATCGGTTATAAACAAGCCCTCCCCATCTCCGACACCCATGCGCTGGAAGAGATTGAATTGCCAAAGCCCTCTGCACAAGGACGGGATTTGTTGGTAAAAATTGAGGCCATCTCTGTCAAC
Coding sequences within:
- the sigJ gene encoding RNA polymerase sigma factor SigJ, with product MLDNDNVRIFENERAKLLSIAYRILGSLADAEDAVQDTFLTWAKTDREMIENPIAWLTTIYTRRSLDLLRSVQKNRVNYVGSWLPEPIQTVMENDAETQLALASSLATAFLLMLERLTPKERAAYLLYDIFDVSYSDIAETLNMQETACRKLVSRAKANIEQTKVRYTTTAERQDQLLFAFQTTITSRSATQFASLLSDDIRLCADGGGKAPAILNALQGKTEVIAFLLEQLHHYWIDYQWVFTDINGSRGILLNCEGSTVVTVSFAFDETDKASNIYIVRNPDKLAKLSVVAIR
- a CDS encoding winged helix-turn-helix transcriptional regulator codes for the protein MRHKSYQCSFGCSVEAAIEAIGGKWKGVILFHLAGDTKRFNELRRLMSEITQKMLTKQLRELERDGIVNRHVYAEVPPKVEYSLTEFGSTLLPILKELESWGNQYLEKLAQIRQNH